The Hordeum vulgare subsp. vulgare chromosome 7H, MorexV3_pseudomolecules_assembly, whole genome shotgun sequence DNA window tgagattgatgttactactactttgatatgcttaatgcttctcactagggcccgagtgccatgatttcagatctgaacctattatgttttcatcaatatatgtgtgttcttgatcctatcttgcaagttgtagtcacctactatgtgttatgacccggcaaccccggagtgacaatagccggaaccactcccagagatgaccatagtatgaggagttcatgtattcactatgtgctaatgctttgttccggttctctattaaaaggagaaccttaatatccgttagtttccattaggtccccgctgccacgggagggatggacaatagatgtcatgcaagttcttttccataagcacgtatgactatatacggaatacatgcctacattacattgacgaactggagctagttacatatctccccatgttataactgttacatgatgaatgtcatccggcataatcatccatcaccgatccaatgcctacaagtttttcctactggtccttgctacattactttgccgctactgttgtcattgttgctactgttaccactactgctgtcactattgctactgttaccgctgctactattgctatcacactactctgttactgaaactttgctgcagatactaagtctttcaggtgtggttgaattgacaactcaactgctaatactcgagaatattcttttgcttccccttgtgtcgaatcaacaaatttgggttgaatattctacccttgaaaactgttgcgatcccctatacttgtggattatcaccTCACCGCCGCTGACTACTTTCACAAGATGAAGGGTTTCGTGGACGCCATGGCCCAGGAGGGGTCGCCTCTCTCCGAGCCTGAGGTGATCGACTACATCATCGTCGGTCTCGGGCCTCAGTACGAGTCCCTCCAGCACTCGCGCACGGTGTTGGCAGCCGCCTGCGCTAACAACCTCAGCCTGTCGGACTTCTACTCCATGCTCCTCTCCTGCGAATCCCTCAAGGAGCAGAACGCCTTCGCCCCCGAGTTCTCCACCTCCGCTAACGCCGTGGCGCGGCAAGGCGACGGCCGTGGAGGGGGCGCATCTTCGCCGACACCACCAACGACGTCCGTGGCGGGGGTCGTCCTACTGGCTCGCAAGGAGGCGGCTAGCAGGCCTCCCGCGGCAACAACCGCCCCAaccaagggggtggtggtggtggcaacgGCAGAGCAGGATAGGGCAACGGCGGTGGCAGGCGCAACAACCGGCGCGAGCGCCCCCGCTATCAAGTTTGTCGGTTCTAGGGGCATGAGGCTCTCCAGTGCAAACAACGCTACAACCACGCGTTTCAGTACGATGAAACTCGTGCTCACAATGTTGCCTCTATCCAACCTGCCCCCACTCAACCTTGGCTCTTTGACACCGGCGCCATGGATCATCTCACCAACGACATGAGCCGGCTGAACATCCAGGAGCGCTACAACGGCACGGATCAAGTGCAAGTCGCCAACGATGCAGGTCTGTCTATTACGCATGTTGGCCACTCTCGTTTGCCTGGTTCCTCCGCCCCCATTGAACTCAAAAATATTCTTCTTGTTCCTGACCTTAGCACTAATTTTCTCTCCGTTTATCATCTTGTTTCTGACAATAAAATCTTTGTCGAATTTCATAAATTCTTTTTCTATGTCAAGGACAAGTTCACGAAGAAAATCCTTCTTCGCGGTAGGAGTCTTGGCGACGTCTACCCTCTTCCATTCAGTCACGTCGTCACCTCTGGACGTCGTGCGTCTTCCGGCGTTAGGCTCACTACCGAGCAGTGGCATCGGCGTCTTGGTCATCCTTCGAATAAAGTAGTTCATACCATTGttagctccaataaattgttgtgCTCTCTAAACAATGAGTCCTCTGTGTGTGATGCTTTTCAGCGTGCTAAGAGTCACCAGTTACCATATAATTATTCTATTCGTGTTTCTACATCACCTCTTGAGCTTATTCATACCGATGTTTGGGGGCTTGCTTTGCCATCTTCTGGGGGTTTAAGTACTATGTCAGCTTCATTGATGACTACACTCGTTACTGCTGGATATACTTGATCAAGCATAAATTTGATGTTGAGAGCATTTTCTACACTTTTCAAAACCATGTTGAGCATCTCTTGAATTCTAAGGTTTGTTCTGTTCAGTCAGACTGGGGGTGAGTATCACCGTCTCCATGCCTACTTTCAGCGCACCGGCATTGCTCATCGTGTGTCTTGTCCACATACCTCCCTACAAAATGGTATAGCTGAACGTAAGCACCGTCATCTCGTTGAGACGGGTCTAGCCCTTCTCGCACACTCCTCCCTGCCTCTTCGGTTTTGGGACGAGGCGTTCCTTACTGCTTGCTATCTCATCAATAGGATGCCTACGCCTGTTATCAACAATGCCACACCCGTGTTTCGCCTCCTCAACATGCTTCCTGAGATTCTTTTCTCCGCACTTTTGGTTGTGCGTGTTGGCCTAGTTTGCGTAAGTACAATTCACGTAAACTCGAGTTTCGCTCTAGGATATGTGTGTTTCTTTGTTATAGTCCCATGCATAAAGGCTACAAGTGACTTGATCGCTCCACTGGTCGTGTTTACATCTCCCGTGACGTCGTTTTCGACGAGACGGTGTTTCCCTATGCCACTCCCGGTGCCACTGTTGATGTATCTCAACTCCTTCCCGTGTCGTTTCCGTCAAATGAGCCAGTTACTCAAAGTACCGACATGCGTAATTATGACATTACCTTGTTACCAGCTAATGCACCTGGTGTTGTTGTTAGTTCTCCTGTGCAGGTCCCAGCGCCGTCAACTTCGCCGCTCGACGTCCATGCTCCATCATCGGCACTGCCTCTGCATGTCTCGGGCAGCACGCCTAGGCCTGCCTCATGGTTTCTGCCTGAGGAAGTGTATATGCAGCAGCCCCCCGGTTTTGAGGATTCACGGTACCCTCGGCATGTTTGCAAGCTACAGCGTgctctctatggtctcaaacAGTCGCCTCATGCCTAGTATGCCCGTTTGAGCGACAAGCTTCATCAGCTCGGTTTTGTTGCTAGCAAGGCGGATACCTCTCTGTTCATCTTTGATCATCATGGGGTGGTTATATATATGCTTGTCTATGTGTGACGACATTGTTTTGGCTGGGTCCTCTTCGTCTGCCGTTGAGAAACTGGTTACCACTCTTTCTGGTTCTTTTCCTATCAAGGACCTTGGGCGTTTGGAGTATTTTCTTGGAATTGGGGCCACTTATAATTCTGAGGGTCTAGTCTTGTCACAGCACAAATATGCTCTTGATCTCTTGCACCGGGCCAACATGGAGCAATGTCGGTCTGTTACTACTCCCATGTCTACTTCCGACAAACTGTCTCGAGATCACGGACAACTGTTGAGCTTCGAGGATACTTTCAAGTACAGGAGTCTTGTTGGGGGTCTCCAGTACCTCACTCTGACACGTCCTGACTTGTCCTTTGTTGTTAACAAGGTGTGCCAATACATGTCGCAGCCCACTACCGCTCACTATGAGGCAGTGAAGCAAATTCTTCGCTATATTCGAGGTACTGTGTCTACTGGCTTGCGTTTTCGGTGCTCCGCTTCAATGGGACTGAGTATTTTCACTGATGATGATTGGGCGGGCTGTCCTGATGATCGTCGGTCTACGGGCGATTTTGCcatttttcttggctccaacctcGTCTCTTGGAGTTCTCGCAAGCAACCCACAGTTTCTCGTTCTAGTACTGAGGCAGAATACAAGGCTTTGGCCAATGGCACCGCTGAGGCTATATGGATACAGTCGGTATTGAAGGACCTTGGTGTGTTTCTTTCTCGCCCTCCGGTGTTGTGGTCAGTGGCGGAGCCAGAACTTTTGTGAAGCCTGGGCAACTTAAGAATGAATGTCTAGCATGCAAATAAAAAAATCGGTATTCGGATAGACAATATATAATATGCACCAATCTTGCAAAGCACAAATCCACATTGATATTTAAGTAAAAATACAAACATAACAGTCACATAAATGTAATTTTAAAGTGAACTAATATATCAAAATTTCATTTCCGAGAGCAAATGAAGTTGTGACTTGacaacaaaagtcacagaatcggACGAAGCATAGAGCCGCTCAGCCAAACTATTTATCTTGCCACCAAAAGTGTAGCCGTCTAAACCACCATGAGACACCATCCATACATCCTGGAAGACACTACAGGATAAAAAAATGGATTTGTTATTCAAAACAGAGAGCTTGTAGCAATAGAAAAGGTGAGATGGAACATACCAATAGTGCGCCAAAGAAAATCACGAGGCAAATGTCCTCTCCGAGACTTCATTGCTGTAAATGTTCGAATAATATCCTTATCATCAACTAACTTGAATAATGCCCGCTCGGTGTAACATATCATCAAGTCATTGAACCATTCGTTGTTGATCTTGCTACGCAATTTattcttgatgattttcattgctGAAAATGCTCTCTCAACAGATGCGGTTGACACCGGCAATATCAATGCCAACTCAATAAGTTTGTATACCAATGGAAATACCAAATTTTTCTTAGTTTCAACCATCTTCATAGCCAAACTTTgaacatcatcacaagtagaaaAAGAAGCATGCCTTTTCACTTGGCTTATGTAAGTGAGGAGCTGCTCTCTTATTGTTCCACGATCATCATTAGAGAAGTcttcatgataaatttcagcaagacGAGCAAGTTTATCAACATTGAACTTGGAGAAAGAGCCCTTGGGATCAAGACATGAGAAGCAATCAAGCACACAATTTGCTCCTTCACTAAAGCGGTGATCCATCTCCACACATATTTTGTCAATGGCAACATAAAAAATCTCTGCACGGTAATGGTGAAGATTAGTGACCGTTATCCCTCTCTCCTTGAACGACCACGAACTGGTATTACTTCGTCCATATTTGGTACTAGAATACTATTAGCATCACAAAATTCTTGGACATCACCAAATAAATTGTCCCAACCACTCTCTCTGATCGTTTCCAACCGAGCCTTAACATCATTAACTAATTCCATGGCAAGAACAATATTAAGATCTTTTCTTTGCAATACTTTTGAAAGCTCATTTGTGATGCCAAATAACTTCAACATAAGCTTTAAAATGAAAGCAAATTTAAAGCTCTCCATTTTTTCTATCAAACCCGCTGCTTGAGATGGTCCACGTCCATATTCATCAACTGTACTAAGCACCTTTAACACAGAGGACCACATTTGATCCAAACGAAGTAAGGTAGTATGATGTGAACCCCATCTAGTATCTCCCGGTCTAGGAAGAGTAGATGATTGGTGCAAGCCCCTTCCAGTAGATATCTCACCACTCTCAAGTCTATCCAGAATATCTTGGTGTTGTGCCTCGATCAATGCATCCCTTCTCTTGCAAGATGTTGTTGTAGTCACAATCAAGGAGATGTACTCAAAGAAATCATGAATAGATGAGCAACTACTAGCAACAGACACAACCACCAACTGCAGGCGGTGAGCATAACAATGAACGTAGAAAGCATAAGGGTTTTCATCTATGATCTTTTTCTGCAAACCGTTAAATTCACCTCTCATATTTGAAGCCCCATCATATCCTTGACCCCGTATCCTTGAAATTGATAACTTATAATGATCAAGAATACCATAAAGTGCATCCTTTAGTGAGTTGGACGTAGTATCTTTGACATGATGCAGAGCAAGAAATCTTTCCACAACCTTCCCTTCGTCATTCAAAAACCTATAGAAAAACGCAACAACGTCATTTGGTTGCATAGAGAATAAATGACAAACAAAtaacaaaataaaagtgaaactaCTAACCTCAACATCACAGCCATTTGCTCTTTCACAGATATATCACGTGATTCATCAATAAGCACCGAGAATTGTTTATCGCCAAGCTCTGCCATGATCTTCTTGCTAACTTCATGTACACaacacatgatcttcttgtcatcaactTGTGGTGTGACAATGTTGGCGCCACATACATATCTGCCAATCCAGTTTTTCATGCCCGCACCAAGCATATCGAGGTTGATTTTCACTTTGTGCGCTTTGGGTGCTCTTGATGTTTGGTTCATCTCCACTGACGATCAATTGGCTGACGTATTCACGAAGCCTACTTCTCAGCTCACACTTCGTCGTTTTAGTTCCAATCTCAACCTTGTTCACGACGGTTTAGAttgaggggggtgttagagttgTATTTTCTATATATACGTGTGCGTGTTGTATACCTCATGTATTCCTTGTTATACAAGTTGATCTAATCAATATAAAGAGATGTCAGCCGGTTGGGGCTAACCACGGCAAATAATTCCTTTTATCTTATAcatgcccttagtgggccggtcaATTTAGTGGTTTTAGAAAGATTCTGTTGAGCGATATGGAATGTTTTTTTGATCTTCTATGtgtctttttttttctgttttactatgttttattattggttttTATGTATTTTTCTCTTGTTCAAATACATATCTAGTTTTTAAATGCAAGGTGTACAATTTTTCTATACACGTGGAACATTCTTTTgacacatcttgtacacttttaaAACAACAAACCAACATGTGATTGGATGGTTTGAGGGACTGTGCTATCCCCAGCCCATCAGGGTTTTAGTGGGAGACGGTGACTTCGTAAAAGCATCATTGGAGACAATGACTTCGTAAAAGCATTATTTCAGTTCAGTCTCTCAAAAATGCTCATAGGGGTAGGATATGCATGTGTGCGTTCATAGGGACGAGTGTATGCGCGTATATATAAACGCTTACGTCTATACTGTGTTAAAAACACACTTTTGGAATAAAtgatgaatatttttccaaatacaTATTAATCATTTTTCCAAATACAGTTCAAAAATAAATGACATTTTTCGTTTTCTAAAAACTCTAAAGCATATTTTTAACAAGTGCAAACTATTAAGAAAAGGGTATGCATTTCTGAATGGTACAAGACATTTATTCAAGGTACGCATACTTTTTTACATCGCGTACACAACTATACACAACTATCATCTTAAATGTCACAAACATATTTTTGAACGTGTGAACATGTTTATTTTTTGGATGGTtcgaaacattttttttaaaattacgtagaaatatttcaacattGTCTATTTGTTTTAGAACATATCACAAACATTGTTTCAAAGTGCAAACCAGACTTCAAATATTTCAACATTGTCTATTTGTTTTAGAACATATCACAAACATTGTTTCAAAGTGCAAACCAGACTTCAAAAACAAAACTAGAAAGCAATCTAGTCCGACACAGACTTTAGCACTTGCCCGAGCGAGCTCTGGGGACGAAACCACTGGGAGCGGAGGGTTTGTTACAGCACTGCCGGAGAGTCATCGAATGTAAACGCTGGGAAGGTAGGCTAAGGCCACTAAAGTGCCTCCGTTTGGTATGGTGGCCTGGAGGGGGAAAAAAGAGGTGAATAACATATACAGGCATCAAAACAACAAAGCTGACAAGCAATTAACCTTCAGCAATCGATTTATGGCTTTCTGCAGCTTCGAATACTGGTAAAACCTCTGTGTTGCTCAGGAGGGAAACTGGTAAGCTCAGAGGTTCGCTGATAGAGAGTACTGACCGTGGCATATGCCAGCACACCAGGTCCAGATCTTACAGGTTGGAAGGCAGGCATGTCTGTTTCATGCTGTCCGCGACGTGGGCGATAACACCGGCGCCAGCGTTGTGAAGCCACTCATTCTTAACCTGCATCAACATGTGACATGTATTCTCATGAATTTGAAGATGGTGTACTTTGAAGATGGTGTATCCAAGTAGAAACTGTATATGTCCTCAGGGGACTCTTGGGGGTGCACATCTACATACATGCATGTTGTTGTGAGCAGAGTAAGGCCACAGTGATGCATGGAAGTTGACATCTACTTTCTTCCAACCCACTCTCTGCAGACCACGAATCATCTCCTCTGTTTCGGAACAAAGAACTGATTTTCATATGTGCGAAAGGGAATAAATCTAGTGCACAGAAGTAGCACAGATTTCCTACTTGCCTTCCATCATCTGGTGATATTCATTGGTATTTTCCATGTTCGGTGTACTTTGTGCAGCTTCTTTAGCTCGGGCAGCCCGCGAAGGAAAATGGGGCCCGTCGGACGACACAGGCGAACAGTATTCCACATTCACAATGTACTTGTAGCCATCAAGTGAACGACGCAAGGGCTGTGTACAGGGAGCAAGCAAAATATCAGCCCCCAGAACCCCAGTTTAGCAGCTGCCACACTGAATGCTAGTGGAAGTAAGGTACCATTCTAAGGTCCAATTCTCTCCTTATTGAAGATGTTTTCCAACCAACCATATCTGGCATTCGAGGCTcaggaaaacaagaaaacagaaTACAGATATATTCCATTTGCACATACGTAACagatcaagttgaagaaataatTTTGCATGGAGGATACGGTCATATGAAACATTAGCATACAAAATGCGGTTCTTAAAAGCTGCTAGTGCAGATCTGTTGAGTGATGAAAAAACATTATCTTTCTACTAGAATAAATTAGCCTCTAAATGATCTGTCCTCCATACCTACATGAATTTTTTGTCCTCATGGTCAGATGTCATTAGTAGAAGGAGAGGTGGCTTGCTAGGTTCACCATCAGTGAGAAAGAGTTGAGCACCAGTGCGTCCCACAATGAAGGGCGCCAAAGGTGCTGCAAGTTTTTCTAGAATTGATAGTCCTTGAAGAAATGGAAGCTGATAATTGCCAAAGGGGGTAAATTCGCATGAAATCAATGCATTCTCGATATCATAAAGTCACAGTAATATAACCATTTTCTCGGTGAGCAATCACTTGTATGTTTCACCAGAAGTTTACTCAGATGGCTTTGGCAGCAATTAGTGATATACCACGATGTGTTGGGTCTACCTCACAAAATCCTTTATAGGTCGATAAAAATTGCTCAAACACAATAACAGAGTTTTTGCTTCCAAGGCAACCAAGATTAGATGGGAAGTTAAAAAAGGTTGACAAATATAATTTAATGTGTGTTGGACACCCACCTGATTTTTTCCTCTAACACCAAGATGTGGGGTTGCCAATGTAATAAAATTAGTTGGCTCCAACCCAGCAATGGGACCTAATCCTGAAGTGCGTGATATTTCAGATACTCCACTTGTCAGCATGACACTAGTACCACTTTCAGTTTCTTTTGTCTGCTGCGAATATAGTATAGAAATAGCATATCTAGCAAACAAACCACCCAAAGAATGTGCTATGAAGGAAATCTTTTTCAAACCGGCCATCTTCTGAACCACGTCCAAGACCTGCTTCCATAGGGCAATATTATGCAAGTTTCTAAGCAATCAATACATGGAACATCAGAAAACAGTCTCTACCACATACTTCTTTCGCTAACCTCCTTCCAGCTACATTGATCCCGTCAAAAGATTTGGCATAGATGTTTGATGAACTAGCTGCAAggaaatagtttgctattttatGGCTGATGATAATTTTTCGTGCTGCAGTCAAGCAGTGGATGCTAATTTCATCTCTCAAATACAATATCCTTTCTGTATGCATACAATTCAATTTCTGCACATCATGTTCCTAAGATGAGTAGGTACTGGGGGTGATAACAGACTTGAAGTTCACTTATATGAATGTAGGGTTAAGATACACACATACCATAGATGAAGAAATTGTCACCAAGCCTCTTTTTCAGCACTGCTTCCCCATATGTCCAGTCACTGGGGCTATAATCAACGCAGAACGAAGAAAAACTATCAGTGAAAACTGCCAATAAGTACAGCTTAAACATTATCGAGTAAATTATGCCAACCGTAAATATACCTTTAGCATTTTGCAAAGCTTTTACTATTGCTTATATGGATTTTACAAATACAGGTGTGTAGATTGAGTTCTGACAGTTAAGTACAGATGAATACCATGCAATTTACTCATCACAGTTCACATTTATACTATGAAAAATCATGGTGCGTCTCAAAATCCTGAAAGGACAAATCAAAGGGAGCGGCTAGCAATAGCCATAAGCACCCATATCCACGTTATAAGTCAAATGAGCAAGGTGTTTATTCTGAATCGTGATGTCATACCAATCAACATAAAATTCAGGCCATGTTGAAACGAAATGTGCAACCAGTAACAATGAAATTAAGTTCTCGAGAAAGAAGCACTGAGTAATGACTAATGTTTTCTGATATATATAGCTGCATGATGCAGCTCATCCTATTTTTACAAATTGTACTATTGGCAGGACTAGGAAGTTACCTTGCCATGATACCATGAACCAGAACAATGAGATGTTCTGGTCCTTGCTTGCTTTTGGATGCTTCCATGGACGAACACGATACAGGAGAACCCCTACCGGTGGACACTGGATGGGAACAGAGGTATTTTGTGGTGTTCAATCCTGCACAGCACAAATTAGCAACGGGGTTTCAGCCCACTTCACTAAACCATCTCCCATTAATCTGTCCTTGGCATCGACTTCATTCATTCAGAAAAGGTGAATTGAGGTTGGCACCTTGGGTTGGTTGGATCCCTAGATATGTTGAGGATTGACAATGGATGCCATATTATTTGAGTGGCATAGGAATTCAGACATGCCACCCTTTCCATAGTCATAGATGATGTATGTATTACAGGCAGCAGGCACATTCCTAGTTCAGCACACCCTTTTTTTTACAGCAGAGTTTCAGCGAAAGACTCCGTCCCCCATTAATTAATTCGCCCGGGCATCGGCTTCATTCATTCAGAAAAGCTGAAACGAAGTTGGCACCTTGGGTTGGATCCCTAGATATGATGAGGATCCCATATCGAATCTCTGCACTCGTGCGGAACAAACTATCGAATCCCACAAGACCAACAGTCGCTCGGGCACTTGAAGAACCACCGAATTTAGCACTGCACCTAGGAAATGATGCGGCAAGCCCTACCCGCGACCCCAAATTTCAAAAATCCCCAACCAACGCCATGGATCTTTCGCCAACGGAGCGGTAACGCTACGGCAGGAAGTTGGTGAAACGCATCCTGAGAGCAGGACGTACCTGGTGGGCCGCCGGCGGCGCTCCGGGGACGGGCGTggctgggaggggaggggcgcaGGCGGCGGTGGTTATAtgagcggtggtggtggtggtggcggcagggAGATCCAAGCGTGGACGCCATCCCGGGCGCGCGTAAGCGGAAGTTATCGCCGCCGGCGCTCGCGAATCGAGGGAATGCGGCGGCCGACGAGGGGCTGACGCGCGTGCGAACGACGCGGCGGTTTCGGCGCTCGGGTGGGATACGGCGTCGCCGCCGGCCGTTGGATTCGTCGCGGACGGCCGGCGGTTCATACCGCTCTCCATCTCCTGTTTTGTGTTCTATTTTCCCACTTTTCTGCAAAAACGATCGCGCCGTGGATCCTGCTAACTGTGATACACAGGCCGGGAGAAATGCTACACCTACGATGTCTACTTAAGTTTACAGGCTgatgttggcatgttttaattgcaTTAAGGGTGAAAGCTGGCCCCACCCGAATGAAAATCAGGGAACGGTGAGGAAAAGTTATGGAAGAGTCCGTAGCCATCGTGTAACAGTCCGTATGTGTAGCATTTTTGCACAGACCGGCTATCAAAGCAGAcacattttaaataaaacaaataaatggcaTGTTAACCGGATTAACCGAATGGTTTTCATTTAAATCGGATCAGATTCATGATACTCCCTCAGTTCTTTTTACTCCACATATAAGATTTGATCAAAGTCAACAacataaagtttgaccaaatttgtataaaaatatgaatatctactatattaaaattatatagtatgaaaatacatctcgtggtgcatctgataatatttatttcatgttgtgaatgttgatgttttttaatataaagttagtcaaactttataaagcttgactttgatcaaaccttatatgcagactaaaaacaAACGGAGGAAGTACTTTTGACATATTTCATAGAACAAAGCGGACTTGATTTTTTTATACACACACAACAATTAAAGCTGCTAAGCAACGACGCATGTCGTGTGTCCATAGTTGTGTTGCTAGCTCTTGACTACTTGACACGTCGCAGACATAGAACAGCGACCACAGATGAACAATGTACGTAGATAGACAATGTACGTAAACGCTATTTCTAAAATAAGGCAAacacaattgaaaaaaatgtacgAATGATAATTACTTATGCAAAAAGTATTTTCAGAAATTAAACTACAAACTTCAAGTTTGAAAGAACTGTGGTTTTTATATATCATAGACAAGCGACCCTGCTACTAGGTTTATGTATATTTTCACGCCGAGATGACATCAAAACGTCAATGCTCAAATCAGCTTCCTCTTTTTCCTTTCCCCTGA harbors:
- the LOC123408170 gene encoding zinc finger MYM-type protein 1-like → MNQTSRAPKAHKVKINLDMLGAGMKNWIGRYVCGANIVTPQVDDKKIMCCVHEVSKKIMAELGDKQFSVLIDESRDISVKEQMAVMLRFLNDEGKVVERFLALHHVKDTTSNSLKDALYGILDHYKLSISRIRGQGYDGASNMRGEFNGLQKKIIDENPYAFYVHCYAHRLQLVVVSVASSCSSIHDFFEYISLIVTTTTSCKRRDALIEAQHQDILDRLESGEISTGRGLHQSSTLPRPGDTRWGSHHTTLLRLDQMWSSVLKVLSTVDEYGRGPSQAAGLIEKMESFKFAFILKLMLKLFGITNELSKVLQRKDLNIVLAMELVNDVKARLETIRESGWDNLFGDVQEFCDANSILVPNMDEVIPVRGRSRREG
- the LOC123410634 gene encoding uncharacterized protein LOC123410634 isoform X1, yielding MDHRFSEGANCVLDCFSCLDPKGSFSKFNVDKLARLAEIYHEDFSNDDRGTIREQLLTYISQVKRHASFSTCDDVQSLAMKMVETKKNLVFPLVYKLIELALILPVSTASVERAFSAMKIIKNKLRSKINNEWFNDLMICYTERALFKLVDDKDIIRTFTAMKSRRGHLPRDFLWRTIGCMDGVSWWFRRLHFWWQDK
- the LOC123410632 gene encoding putative lipase YDR444W isoform X1, which produces MASTLGSPCRHHHHHRSYNHRRLRPSPPSHARPRSAAGGPPGLNTTKYLCSHPVSTGRGSPVSCSSMEASKSKQGPEHLIVLVHGIMASPSDWTYGEAVLKKRLGDNFFIYASSSNIYAKSFDGINVAGRRLAKEVLDVVQKMAGLKKISFIAHSLGGLFARYAISILYSQQTKETESGTSVMLTSGVSEISRTSGLGPIAGLEPTNFITLATPHLGVRGKNQLPFLQGLSILEKLAAPLAPFIVGRTGAQLFLTDGEPSKPPLLLLMTSDHEDKKFISALAAFKNRILYANVSYDHMVGWKTSSIRRELDLRMPLRRSLDGYKYIVNVEYCSPVSSDGPHFPSRAARAKEAAQSTPNMENTNEYHQMMEEEMIRGLQRVGWKKVDVNFHASLWPYSAHNNMHVKNEWLHNAGAGVIAHVADSMKQTCLPSNL
- the LOC123410634 gene encoding uncharacterized protein LOC123410634 isoform X2 yields the protein MDHRFSEGANCVLDCFSCLDPKGSFSKFNVDKLARLAEIYHEDFSNDDRGTIREQLLTYISQVKRHASFSTCDDVQSLAMKMVETKKNLVFPLVYKLIELALILPVSTASVERAFSAMKIIKNKLRSKINNEWFNDLMICYTERALFKLVDDKDIIRTFTAMKSRRGHLPRDFLWRTIVSSRMYGWCLMVV
- the LOC123410632 gene encoding lipid droplet phospholipase 1 isoform X2; this translates as MEASKSKQGPEHLIVLVHGIMASPSDWTYGEAVLKKRLGDNFFIYASSSNIYAKSFDGINVAGRRLAKEVLDVVQKMAGLKKISFIAHSLGGLFARYAISILYSQQTKETESGTSVMLTSGVSEISRTSGLGPIAGLEPTNFITLATPHLGVRGKNQLPFLQGLSILEKLAAPLAPFIVGRTGAQLFLTDGEPSKPPLLLLMTSDHEDKKFISALAAFKNRILYANVSYDHMVGWKTSSIRRELDLRMPLRRSLDGYKYIVNVEYCSPVSSDGPHFPSRAARAKEAAQSTPNMENTNEYHQMMEEEMIRGLQRVGWKKVDVNFHASLWPYSAHNNMHVKNEWLHNAGAGVIAHVADSMKQTCLPSNL